In Desulforegula conservatrix Mb1Pa, the genomic stretch CGAGTCACGCATAATTGAATTGATTTATGAGATACCAAGCTAAATAATCAACCTGCATGATTATAAAGTTAGGTGTCCCCGAAATTCATCAAAGACTCCAAAAAAACCTTGTAAAATGAAGCACCAGAATTACAATGTAATATGGTGTAAACATTCAACTACAAAAGGTGATAGCATGTCAAAGGTAATGTCTTTAAGACTTCCGGACAACATAGTTGCAAGTATTCAGGAAATTGCAGTTCAAAGAAACAGAAAGCAGGCTGAAATAATAAGGGAAGCACTTGAATGGTACTGC encodes the following:
- a CDS encoding ribbon-helix-helix protein, CopG family translates to MSKVMSLRLPDNIVASIQEIAVQRNRKQAEIIREALEWYCEEAADYRIAVDRLLNPADKVIDENQLIEDLGWNV